One Numida meleagris isolate 19003 breed g44 Domestic line chromosome 6, NumMel1.0, whole genome shotgun sequence genomic region harbors:
- the FADS1 gene encoding fatty acid desaturase 1 produces MSPLLIGELAPDQPSFEPSKNKKLVEDFRELRATVEKMGLLKPNRTFFLLLLCHILVLDVAAWLTIWYFGSSTVPFLFSALLLGTVQAQAGWLQHDFGHLSVFSESKWNHWVHKFVIGHLKGAPASWWNHLHFQHHAKPNCFRKDPDVNMHPLFFALGKKLSVELGVQKKKFMPYNHQHKYFFIIGPPALVPLYFQWYIFYFVIQRKQWVDLAWMLTFYIRFFLTYLPLLSVKGILGLHLLVRFIESNWFVWITQMNHIPMNIDYDKNVDWFSTQLQATCNVHQSLFNDWFSGHLNFQIEHQ; encoded by the exons ATGAGCCCACTCTTGATTGGGGAATTGGCACCAGATCAACCCAGCTTTGAACCTAGCAAGAAT AAAAAGCTGGTAGAAGATTTCCGTGAGCTCCGTGCCACTGTTGAGAAGATGGGGCTTCTCAAACCCAACCGCacctttttcctcctgcttctctgTCACATCTTGGTGCTCGATGTTGCGGCGTGGCTCACCATCTGGTACTTTGGATCATCCACTGtgcctttcctcttctctgcatTGCTTCTAGGCACTGTCCAG GCCCAAGCTGGCTGGCTCCAGCATGATTTTGGACATCTTTCAGTCTTTAGCGAGTCCAAGTGGAACCACTGGGTGCACAAGTTTGTGATCGGCCACCTGAAG GGAGCACCAGCCAGCTGGTGGAACCACCTTCACTTCCAGCACCATGCGAAACCCAACTGCTTCCGAAAGGACCCTGATGTTAACATGCACCCCTTATtttttgctttgggaaaaaagCTCTCTGTAGAG cttggagtacagaagaagaaattcatGCCTTATAACCACCAGCACAAGTACTTCTTCATCA TTGGTCCCCCAGCTCTGGTACCTCTTTACTTCCAGTGGTACATATTCTACTTCGTAATACAGAGGAAACAGTGGGTG GACCTGGCCTGGATGCTGACCTTCTACATCCGATTCTTTCTCACCTACCTGCCCTTACTGAGTGTGAAGGGTATCCTGGGGCTTCATCTGTTAGTCAG GTTCATAGAGAGTAACTGGTTTGTCTGGATTACACAAATGAATCACATCCCAATGAATATTGATTATGATAAGAATGTGGACTGGTTCTCTACCCAG ctcCAGGCAACCTGTAATGTTCATCAGTCCTTATTCAATGACTGGTTCAGTGGACATCTGAACTTCCAAATTGAGCACCAGTGA
- the LOC110400736 gene encoding fatty acid desaturase 1-like — translation MMAARHQKGCRTSQRQRTRDAFVAFHSDKALVKKYLKSLLIGELAPDQPSFESNKKKSLLEDFRELRCTVEKMGLLNPDSTFFILIFLHLLVLDAASWLTVWYFGISLVPFLVGMAFFTIAQIQMGWFQHDLGHCSVFRKPKWNHLLQIIVFNVLKGLPASWWNHLHNQHHAKPNCFRKDPDLNMHPLLFSLGKTLSVELGKKKKKFMPYNYQHKYFSLLAPLALVPFFQLSIFYFLIRKKKWLELLLVVFFNIRVCLMYIPLMGFNNFMVYYWMSRYLESTWFIWVSQMNHIPMHIDYDKNKDWVSTQLHATCNVNQSLFNDWFTGHLNFQIEHHLFPTMPRHNYWKAAPLVKALCDKHGIEYKSKTLLRAFVDILNSLKESGEHWLEAYLHG, via the exons ATGATGGCAGCAAGGCATCAGAAGGGATGCAGGACGTCACAGCGTCAGAGAACTCGT GATGCCTTTGTAGCATTTCACAGTGATAAGGCTCTGGTGAAGAAATACTTGAAGTCTCTGCTGATTGGGGAACTGGCACCAGATCAACCCAGCTTTGAGTCTAACAAAAAG AAATCACTTTTAGAAGACTTCCGTGAGCTGCGCTGCACTGTTGAGAAGATGGGGCTTCTGAATCCAGATTCCAcctttttcattctgattttccTTCATCTCCTGGTACTGGATGCTGCATCCTGGCTTACGGTCTGGTACTTTGGGATATCCTTAGTGCCTTTCCTTGTTGGCATGGCATTCTTCACCATTGCTCAG ATCCAGATGGGCTGGTTCCAACATGATCTGGGGCACTGCTCTGTCTTTAGGAAGCCTAAATGGAACCATCTACTGCAGATCATTGTGTTTAATGTCCTGAAG GGGTTACCTGCCAGCTGGTGGAATCATCTGCACAATCAGCACCACGCCAAACCCAACTGTTTCCGCAAAGACCCTGATCTCAATATGCACCCTCTCCTGTTCAGCTTGGGAAAGACACTCTCTgtggaa cttggaaaaaagaagaagaagttCATGCCTTACAATTATCAGCATAAGTATTTCAGCT TATTGGCCCCACTTGCACTTGTACCCTTCTTCCAGCTGTCCATATTCTACTTTCtaatcaggaagaaaaagtggTTG gaACTGTTATTGGTGGTATTTTTCAACATCCGAGTCTGCCTCATGTATATTCCTTTAATGGGATTTAACAACTTCATGGTGTACTACTGGATGTCCAG GTACCTAGAAAGTACATGGTTTATTTGGGTCTCGCAGATGAACCACATTCCAATGCACATTGACTATGACAAGAACAAAGACTGGGTATCTACTCAG ctCCACGCAACATGTAACGTGAACCAATCTTTGTTCAATGACTGGTTCACTGGGCACTTGAACTTCCAGATTGAGCACCA CCTTTTTCCCACAATGCCTCGACACAACTACTGGAAAGCAGCTCCTTTGGTGAAAGCCCTTTGTGATAAGCACGGCATTGAGTATAAAAGCAAGACTTTACTCAGAGCGTTTGTAGATATTTTGAA CTCACTGAAAGAGTCAGGGGAACACTGGCTTGAAGCCTACCTGCATGGATAG